The Pseudodesulfovibrio sp. zrk46 genome contains a region encoding:
- a CDS encoding LptA/OstA family protein yields the protein MKILYTTALTLLCLLLASGSACAEDWGEIREATQNLNVRDQRTPKGEHVVTLARGQRVKVDFLRNGWFAVFNLNEASRDEKRAIGYANSKFLAKVAQQPSKKTADETTAVESKQANGEGEVKAGVAATPPSDTGSLGVDPTRTPVQISSDRMVYNESGRVVSFVGNVVAEHGGLTLWANKLSAYLGSKSGKQFSADSIERIVASGNVRAKKGKSEGTCGKLTYFVASQMLKMEDNPKLQDGPNSLTGEVINFYARENRSEVVGGKGQRVRAVFMTPEGVKVP from the coding sequence ATGAAGATCTTATATACCACTGCTTTAACTCTCCTTTGCCTTCTCTTAGCCTCTGGCTCGGCTTGTGCCGAAGACTGGGGTGAAATTCGCGAAGCGACGCAAAATCTAAACGTTCGTGATCAACGCACACCCAAGGGTGAGCATGTCGTGACATTGGCTCGCGGTCAGCGAGTGAAAGTTGATTTCTTGAGAAATGGTTGGTTTGCAGTTTTTAATCTAAATGAAGCAAGTCGAGATGAAAAACGCGCTATTGGTTATGCCAACTCTAAGTTTTTAGCAAAGGTCGCTCAGCAACCATCTAAAAAAACTGCGGACGAAACCACAGCAGTCGAATCCAAGCAAGCGAATGGGGAAGGGGAAGTTAAAGCAGGAGTAGCGGCAACACCGCCTTCCGACACTGGCAGTTTGGGAGTTGATCCAACAAGGACTCCTGTTCAAATTTCCTCAGACAGAATGGTTTACAACGAAAGCGGAAGAGTCGTCTCATTTGTTGGCAATGTTGTTGCAGAGCATGGTGGCTTGACGCTTTGGGCTAATAAACTTTCAGCTTACCTTGGTTCCAAGTCAGGAAAGCAATTTTCCGCTGATTCTATTGAGAGAATCGTGGCATCGGGCAATGTGCGCGCCAAGAAGGGCAAGTCTGAGGGGACTTGTGGTAAGCTGACCTACTTTGTGGCAAGCCAGATGCTCAAAATGGAAGACAATCCCAAGCTTCAAGATGGCCCCAATAGCCTGACAGGTGAGGTGATTAATTTCTACGCTCGCGAAAATCGTAGCGAAGTTGTAGGAGGTAAAGGACAGCGTGTCCGCGCTGTATTCATGACTCCAGAAGGCGTGAAGGTGCCTTAA
- the lptB gene encoding LPS export ABC transporter ATP-binding protein produces the protein MSKGLTATNLSKRYGQKEVVHGINLEVNPQEVVGLLGPNGAGKTTTFYMLVGIVKPNTGQVVLNQVPLTDKPLHERARMGVSYLPQENSIFKKLSVRQNLEIILEQTSMNKAAQKERANELMEMFRITKLADQAAMFLSGGERRRLEIARALIMDPQFILLDEPFAGVDPIAVIDIQEIISVLKSMGIGILISDHNVRETLNICDRAYLVYEGTVILEGNPEEIVQNSRARQIYLGEDFSL, from the coding sequence ATGTCTAAAGGACTTACAGCCACCAATCTCTCTAAAAGATATGGTCAGAAAGAAGTAGTACACGGCATCAATTTGGAAGTTAATCCACAAGAAGTTGTGGGCTTACTCGGTCCTAATGGAGCGGGTAAAACTACTACCTTTTACATGTTGGTAGGCATCGTTAAGCCTAACACAGGTCAAGTAGTTCTCAATCAAGTTCCACTGACAGATAAGCCTCTTCATGAAAGAGCACGAATGGGGGTTAGTTACCTGCCACAGGAAAACTCCATTTTTAAAAAACTATCTGTTCGCCAAAATCTTGAAATAATACTTGAACAGACTTCCATGAACAAAGCTGCTCAAAAGGAGCGAGCTAATGAACTCATGGAAATGTTTAGAATTACGAAGTTGGCAGACCAGGCGGCTATGTTTCTCTCAGGTGGAGAGCGACGTCGTTTGGAGATTGCTCGTGCACTAATTATGGACCCACAATTTATTCTGCTTGATGAACCGTTTGCTGGGGTTGACCCAATTGCAGTCATTGACATTCAAGAAATTATTTCAGTTCTTAAGTCTATGGGCATAGGCATACTGATTTCAGACCATAATGTGCGTGAGACATTGAACATCTGTGACCGTGCGTACCTTGTATATGAAGGAACAGTTATTCTAGAAGGCAATCCAGAGGAGATTGTACAAAACAGCCGTGCCCGTCAAATTTATTTGGGCGAAGATTTTAGTCTGTAA
- the rpoN gene encoding RNA polymerase factor sigma-54, with product MGLELRQQLKLSQQLVMTPQLQQAIKLLQLSRLELLETVQQELMENPFLDETETETEVREKEELTESQQEEELVRTADWENYLGEFSSTSKQASARDSEIPEEGLSFEARLASKPSLEGHLNWQMRLSNFTDSDIAIGEIVIGNVDHNGYLQASNEEIMSMVQATEDEIEDVVKRIQRLDPVGVGARTPQECLLVQMDVLGYDDPILESLVRDHLEDLEKNRYKPLARKFKISMEELKEYLDLLQTLDPMPATSFSSTDPHYVSPDVFVYKYGDEFVIILNEDGLPRLQMNSFYMDSMKGAADKEKEYFQEKMRSAAWLMKSLYQRQRTLYKVVESIVRFQREFFEEGVTKLKPLILKEVAEDIEMHESTVSRITTSKYVSTPHGIYELKFFFNSALDLNDGSQVGSESVKALIKQMIAEEDTKKPLSDEKIGEILKEKLDVNIARRTVAKYRSAMGIASSSKRKQYF from the coding sequence ATGGGACTCGAACTCAGGCAACAACTTAAGCTTTCCCAACAACTGGTCATGACGCCTCAGTTGCAGCAGGCTATCAAGCTGTTGCAGCTATCTCGTCTTGAGCTGCTGGAAACTGTTCAGCAAGAGCTCATGGAGAATCCGTTTCTAGACGAAACTGAAACTGAGACTGAAGTCCGTGAAAAGGAAGAGCTGACAGAATCCCAACAAGAAGAGGAATTGGTTCGAACTGCGGATTGGGAAAATTATCTCGGAGAATTTTCGTCTACCTCCAAGCAGGCTTCTGCACGTGACTCCGAAATTCCAGAAGAAGGACTTTCCTTTGAAGCACGGCTTGCCTCAAAGCCTTCACTGGAAGGGCATCTCAATTGGCAAATGCGGCTTTCGAATTTTACAGATAGTGACATTGCTATTGGTGAAATTGTCATCGGAAACGTTGATCATAATGGTTATCTTCAGGCTTCCAATGAAGAGATCATGTCCATGGTTCAGGCTACCGAAGATGAAATTGAAGATGTTGTAAAGCGTATCCAGCGGCTTGATCCTGTTGGCGTAGGAGCTCGAACTCCTCAAGAATGCTTGCTCGTTCAGATGGATGTGCTTGGATACGATGATCCAATTTTGGAATCTTTGGTTCGTGATCATCTCGAAGACTTGGAAAAGAATCGCTATAAGCCACTCGCGCGAAAGTTTAAGATTTCCATGGAAGAGCTCAAGGAATATCTTGATCTTCTTCAGACTCTTGATCCTATGCCGGCAACAAGCTTTTCAAGCACTGATCCGCACTATGTGAGTCCAGACGTTTTTGTCTATAAGTACGGAGATGAGTTTGTCATAATCCTTAATGAAGATGGCTTGCCTCGTTTGCAAATGAACAGCTTCTACATGGATTCTATGAAGGGTGCGGCGGATAAAGAAAAAGAATATTTTCAAGAAAAAATGCGATCTGCCGCATGGTTAATGAAAAGTCTGTACCAACGGCAGAGAACATTGTACAAAGTAGTTGAGAGTATTGTCCGTTTTCAACGGGAGTTCTTTGAAGAAGGTGTAACCAAGCTCAAACCTTTGATCCTCAAGGAGGTAGCTGAGGACATCGAGATGCATGAGTCTACCGTAAGCCGAATTACTACCAGTAAGTACGTTTCAACGCCGCATGGCATTTATGAATTGAAGTTTTTCTTCAATAGTGCACTGGATTTGAATGACGGTTCTCAGGTAGGGTCGGAAAGCGTAAAGGCGCTCATCAAGCAAATGATCGCCGAGGAAGATACGAAGAAGCCACTAAGCGATGAAAAAATTGGAGAAATACTCAAGGAGAAACTCGATGTTAACATCGCAAGGCGAACCGTCGCCAAGTATCGTTCCGCCATGGGTATCGCCTCTTCTTCAAAGCGTAAACAATACTTCTAA
- the raiA gene encoding ribosome-associated translation inhibitor RaiA, with protein MNISFTFKNFEPSDHLKDYAQKRFEKVGKFVSDTEADLQVNLLVDKFRHKADVILNADSIHISAYEDSEDMYSTIDMVLDKVEAQLRRMREKIKNRSRQGRGSKVQMNFLSYDDVTGDEGPSIVGTDSYEAKPMSIDEAAEQLNTLDNEFLVFLNAETEGVNVIYKRKNGDFGLIDPGN; from the coding sequence ATGAACATAAGCTTCACTTTCAAGAACTTTGAGCCGTCCGACCACTTAAAGGACTACGCACAGAAGCGTTTTGAAAAGGTGGGCAAGTTCGTTTCCGATACCGAAGCCGATCTCCAGGTGAACCTGCTGGTCGACAAGTTCCGTCATAAGGCGGACGTTATCCTTAACGCGGACAGCATCCATATATCTGCATATGAAGATTCTGAAGACATGTACTCGACCATTGATATGGTATTAGACAAGGTCGAGGCTCAGCTTCGTAGAATGCGTGAGAAGATAAAGAATCGCAGCCGTCAAGGCCGTGGTAGCAAGGTTCAAATGAATTTCTTGTCTTATGATGATGTGACTGGAGACGAAGGTCCTTCAATTGTAGGCACTGATTCATATGAGGCCAAGCCCATGTCTATTGATGAGGCTGCAGAACAACTTAATACGCTTGATAATGAATTCCTCGTTTTCTTGAATGCCGAGACTGAGGGTGTAAACGTAATCTATAAGCGAAAGAACGGCGATTTCGGACTGATCGACCCCGGAAACTAG
- a CDS encoding PTS sugar transporter subunit IIA produces the protein MKLGDYLEKDLVLSELTSATKAEVLNELITPLSEKYPEMDTNQAVRVLLDREKLGTTGIGDGIAIPHGKLEDLDKVIVIAGRSKTGVEFDALDHKPCSIFFLVLAPESVAGMHLRILAQISRILKDSEFRNEFIGADGPEGLWKLLQGV, from the coding sequence ATGAAGCTTGGTGACTACCTGGAAAAGGACCTTGTCCTTTCCGAATTAACCTCTGCAACTAAGGCAGAGGTGTTAAATGAACTTATCACTCCTTTGAGTGAAAAATATCCAGAGATGGACACGAACCAAGCGGTTCGTGTCCTTCTTGATCGTGAAAAACTCGGAACAACTGGTATTGGAGATGGAATCGCAATACCACATGGAAAATTAGAGGATTTGGATAAAGTTATCGTTATCGCGGGGCGAAGCAAGACTGGTGTCGAATTCGATGCGTTAGATCATAAGCCGTGCTCGATTTTTTTCCTTGTTCTAGCCCCTGAGAGTGTTGCTGGAATGCACCTACGTATTCTAGCGCAAATTTCTCGTATATTGAAGGACTCTGAATTCCGTAATGAGTTTATCGGTGCAGATGGTCCTGAAGGTCTTTGGAAACTCCTCCAAGGTGTTTAG
- the rapZ gene encoding RNase adapter RapZ — MSPSNTFPVVVVTGISGSGKSTALKVFEDLGFFCIDGLPAGMSAKIAELILKEDAKYRGLALGMDMRQLEFLDGWHNALRDLTDLGIVPQVLFLEAKQDELVRRYATTRRLHPLESQSLGLEQALAKEREMLGPIRENAELVLDTTHYSVHDLRRVIQTKWTAIEELGRGMRVHIITFGFKYGVPTEADFVFDLRFLPNPYFDKNLRQLSGLEKSIQNYVLKSDVGEEFEAKFLDFISYMLPLYADEGRYRITLALGCTGGRHRSVSVAESVLATLKKKGYAVTIEHRHMELG, encoded by the coding sequence TTGAGCCCAAGTAATACCTTTCCCGTTGTTGTAGTCACCGGTATTTCCGGTTCTGGAAAAAGCACAGCTCTCAAAGTATTTGAGGATCTGGGCTTTTTTTGCATTGATGGACTTCCTGCGGGAATGTCAGCCAAGATCGCTGAGTTAATCCTTAAAGAGGATGCTAAATATCGTGGCCTGGCTTTGGGTATGGATATGCGTCAACTAGAATTTTTGGATGGCTGGCATAATGCTCTACGAGACCTTACTGATCTGGGAATAGTGCCACAGGTATTGTTTTTGGAGGCAAAGCAGGATGAGTTAGTTCGTCGGTACGCAACGACACGAAGGCTCCATCCTCTTGAAAGTCAATCTCTAGGACTGGAGCAGGCCCTTGCAAAAGAAAGAGAAATGCTCGGGCCAATTCGTGAGAATGCCGAGTTGGTACTAGATACTACACATTACTCAGTACATGACTTGCGAAGAGTTATTCAAACAAAATGGACAGCGATTGAAGAATTAGGGCGTGGTATGCGAGTGCATATCATTACTTTTGGGTTTAAATACGGTGTTCCGACAGAAGCAGATTTTGTCTTTGACCTTCGATTCCTTCCTAACCCTTATTTTGACAAGAACCTTCGTCAATTGTCTGGCTTAGAAAAGTCTATTCAAAATTATGTTTTGAAGAGTGATGTTGGAGAAGAGTTTGAGGCGAAATTTTTGGATTTTATAAGCTACATGTTGCCTCTTTATGCAGATGAAGGGCGTTATAGAATAACACTAGCGTTAGGTTGTACTGGTGGCCGACATCGTTCTGTATCTGTGGCTGAGTCCGTACTGGCTACCTTAAAGAAAAAAGGGTATGCAGTCACAATTGAACACCGACACATGGAATTGGGATAA
- a CDS encoding PTS sugar transporter subunit IIA gives MIAKPTTNTKQVGVVIVTHGAFAKTILDAAETVLGPQEKCIAIGVDVNIGVDETMEAIRKAIRSVESGKGVVALTDLFGGSPTTMSLSLMKSEKLEVITGVNLPMLVSTLQHRSMNLDALADKAKSAGQQGIKVAGAMLRKKAKK, from the coding sequence ATGATTGCAAAACCAACCACTAATACTAAACAAGTCGGGGTGGTAATTGTCACCCACGGTGCTTTTGCCAAGACCATACTGGATGCTGCAGAAACAGTTCTTGGCCCCCAAGAAAAATGTATCGCTATAGGAGTCGACGTAAATATTGGCGTTGATGAGACTATGGAGGCAATTCGCAAAGCAATTCGATCAGTAGAAAGTGGAAAGGGCGTCGTTGCCCTAACTGACCTTTTTGGAGGCTCACCAACTACAATGAGCCTTTCTCTTATGAAATCAGAAAAGTTAGAAGTTATTACAGGTGTGAATTTGCCAATGCTGGTATCAACGCTTCAACATCGTTCCATGAATCTTGATGCGTTGGCTGATAAAGCTAAATCTGCAGGACAGCAAGGTATAAAGGTCGCGGGTGCAATGCTGCGTAAAAAGGCTAAGAAATAG
- a CDS encoding PTS sugar transporter subunit IIB — MTLVRIDNRLIHGQIIETWLPHTGAKTVIVSNDALAADMLQQEIMSLAIPQTISCIFCSIEQLADEIEERKDSGESESILVLFSSCPDAKRAYECGFGFEVLNIGNVHYSPGKKQISPSVALSDDDESCLKQLSQKGVELDFRCVPNDPIQVRF; from the coding sequence GTGACTCTTGTACGCATCGACAATAGGTTGATTCATGGGCAGATCATAGAAACTTGGCTTCCGCACACAGGCGCCAAAACTGTGATTGTTTCAAATGATGCTCTTGCCGCAGATATGTTGCAGCAAGAAATCATGTCACTGGCTATCCCTCAAACCATCTCTTGTATTTTTTGTTCGATCGAGCAACTCGCTGATGAAATTGAAGAGAGAAAAGATTCAGGTGAATCAGAATCTATTTTGGTTCTTTTTTCTTCTTGTCCGGATGCCAAACGTGCATATGAATGTGGATTCGGATTTGAAGTTTTGAATATTGGTAACGTTCATTATAGCCCTGGGAAAAAGCAAATTTCCCCTAGTGTAGCACTCTCTGACGATGATGAAAGCTGTCTCAAACAATTATCCCAAAAAGGCGTAGAGCTTGATTTCCGTTGCGTACCCAATGATCCTATTCAGGTGAGGTTCTAG
- a CDS encoding PTS sugar transporter subunit IIC yields MVRTGRFFFALFSLFRFSLSLGLLERPLVVGLFWALFTGDIETSLYIAIFFELFWLDLIPVGTYIPPHLTAATFAALSLTTYFGFSAPGRIMGILFMSMPLAWVGAKLEFILREQEKGSYNSLLNWSRNPKDQNVPSILVARAIGRKLIFSFSTFYLCLLVLMFTFQAFISLFPGFLLSIDITWAHLWIAATLGGLMALRLKRVYVVLAIGTALVAFYLASMSI; encoded by the coding sequence TTGGTTCGCACTGGTCGCTTTTTTTTTGCCCTCTTTTCTCTCTTCCGTTTCTCACTTAGTCTCGGACTTCTAGAACGTCCACTCGTTGTTGGATTGTTCTGGGCGCTCTTCACTGGGGATATTGAAACCAGTTTATATATAGCAATCTTTTTTGAGCTTTTTTGGTTGGATCTCATACCTGTTGGAACGTATATCCCACCACACTTAACGGCAGCGACCTTTGCCGCATTATCGCTCACAACATATTTTGGATTCAGCGCCCCTGGACGGATTATGGGCATTCTGTTTATGAGCATGCCTTTGGCTTGGGTTGGGGCTAAATTAGAGTTCATTCTACGTGAACAGGAGAAGGGGAGCTACAACTCACTTCTCAATTGGTCTCGGAATCCTAAGGATCAGAATGTGCCATCAATTCTCGTAGCGCGGGCTATCGGCCGGAAGCTTATTTTTTCCTTTTCAACTTTTTATTTATGTCTGCTTGTTCTGATGTTCACATTTCAAGCATTTATATCATTGTTTCCCGGCTTCTTGCTTTCAATCGACATAACATGGGCCCACCTTTGGATTGCCGCAACATTGGGAGGTCTCATGGCTCTTAGGCTTAAGCGTGTTTATGTCGTATTGGCAATAGGCACAGCTCTTGTTGCCTTTTACCTAGCCTCTATGAGTATCTAA
- a CDS encoding manganese-dependent inorganic pyrophosphatase produces the protein MAILVVGHKNPDTDTVASAIAVADLFTKRGQEAKAITQGEIAPETAFVLEKFGFTAPEIVTDATDQQIILVDHTDISQTIDNLDKGELLAVVDHHKLGDVTTPNPLEMWVWPVGCTGTVIKAMYDFYNVEVPANVAGILLCAILSDTVMFKSVTCTEQDKEAVETLAKIAGVEDVMALGMEMFKVKSAVDGATPNELVFRDYKDFDMSGNKVGIGQLEVVDLSMLDAHKEALQAEIEKVKADGRHSVFLLLTDIMKEGSEMLIASDDPSVVEKAFGVATDGAPVYLDGVMSRKKQVAPNFIKAFEG, from the coding sequence ATGGCAATTTTGGTTGTTGGACACAAAAACCCCGATACCGATACCGTCGCTTCCGCGATTGCTGTCGCTGATCTTTTCACCAAGCGTGGCCAGGAAGCCAAAGCTATCACTCAGGGCGAAATCGCTCCTGAAACTGCTTTCGTGCTTGAGAAGTTCGGCTTCACTGCTCCCGAGATCGTCACCGACGCTACCGACCAGCAGATCATCTTGGTTGACCACACCGATATCTCCCAGACCATCGACAACTTGGACAAGGGTGAACTTCTTGCTGTTGTTGATCACCACAAACTGGGTGATGTTACCACCCCCAACCCGCTGGAAATGTGGGTGTGGCCTGTTGGCTGTACCGGTACTGTCATCAAGGCCATGTACGATTTCTACAACGTTGAAGTTCCGGCTAATGTTGCAGGCATCTTGCTGTGCGCCATTCTGAGCGATACCGTCATGTTCAAGTCCGTGACCTGCACTGAGCAGGACAAGGAAGCAGTAGAAACACTGGCTAAAATCGCCGGCGTTGAAGATGTTATGGCTCTGGGCATGGAAATGTTCAAAGTCAAGTCTGCTGTTGACGGTGCTACCCCGAATGAACTTGTTTTCCGCGACTACAAAGACTTTGACATGTCCGGCAACAAAGTTGGTATTGGCCAGCTGGAAGTTGTTGATTTGTCTATGCTGGACGCTCACAAAGAAGCTCTTCAGGCTGAAATCGAAAAAGTCAAAGCTGATGGTCGTCACTCCGTCTTCCTGCTTTTGACTGACATCATGAAGGAAGGCTCTGAGATGCTTATTGCCTCTGACGATCCGTCTGTTGTCGAAAAGGCTTTCGGCGTTGCAACTGACGGCGCTCCCGTCTACCTGGACGGCGTGATGAGCCGCAAAAAGCAGGTTGCCCCCAACTTCATCAAGGCCTTCGAAGGCTAG
- the dapA gene encoding 4-hydroxy-tetrahydrodipicolinate synthase — MELRGAFTALSTPFKDGQIDETTYRDFIEWQIEQGIDGLVPCGTTGEAATLTHEEQGRIIKICVEQAKGRVPVIAGAGSNSTREAIELTKMAKDAGADAALQITPYYNKPTPGGLVEHFKAIAAEASMPFVIYNVPGRTGLNLLPEHLKMITDAVPEAIAVKEATGNLNQGAQVIEQCGKDFNLLSGDDFTVLPLLSVGGCGVISVISNIMPAAMSGMCKAFFNKDHEKALDLSLKMAPVNRAMFMETNPIPVKTSLNMMGIFPEASFRLPIVPMQEDNKPKLKKILKEAGVI; from the coding sequence ATGGAACTCAGAGGAGCTTTCACTGCCCTCTCGACACCGTTTAAAGACGGTCAGATCGACGAGACAACTTATCGCGACTTCATTGAATGGCAAATTGAACAAGGTATTGATGGCCTTGTGCCCTGCGGCACCACCGGTGAAGCCGCTACTCTGACTCATGAAGAACAGGGACGTATCATCAAAATTTGTGTTGAACAGGCCAAAGGTCGCGTTCCTGTGATTGCTGGTGCTGGCTCTAACAGTACACGCGAAGCTATCGAATTGACCAAGATGGCTAAAGATGCTGGTGCAGACGCAGCTTTGCAAATTACACCTTATTATAACAAGCCAACTCCCGGTGGATTGGTAGAGCACTTTAAGGCAATTGCAGCCGAAGCCTCTATGCCATTCGTTATTTACAACGTTCCAGGGCGTACCGGTTTAAATCTTTTGCCAGAACATCTCAAAATGATCACTGACGCAGTTCCCGAGGCCATTGCAGTCAAGGAAGCTACAGGTAATCTTAATCAAGGAGCTCAGGTCATTGAGCAATGTGGTAAAGATTTCAATCTGCTTTCCGGCGATGACTTTACTGTCCTTCCACTTCTTTCCGTTGGTGGATGTGGTGTTATTTCTGTTATTTCAAACATAATGCCTGCGGCAATGAGCGGAATGTGTAAAGCCTTCTTTAATAAGGATCATGAGAAAGCTCTTGATCTGAGTTTGAAAATGGCTCCGGTCAATCGTGCCATGTTCATGGAGACTAATCCGATTCCGGTCAAAACTTCTCTCAACATGATGGGAATTTTCCCTGAAGCCTCATTCCGTCTTCCAATTGTCCCGATGCAAGAAGACAACAAGCCGAAGCTTAAAAAAATACTTAAAGAAGCTGGCGTTATATAA
- a CDS encoding HU family DNA-binding protein, which translates to MNKSELIKALSEEKKMHVDEATKVVGAFVDSVKEALLRGDRVEIRGFGSFKIKDYEGYTGRNPKTGSVVQVRPKKLPFFRPGKELKEFIND; encoded by the coding sequence ATGAACAAGAGCGAATTGATTAAGGCTCTGTCTGAAGAGAAAAAAATGCACGTTGACGAAGCCACCAAGGTGGTCGGAGCCTTCGTCGATTCCGTCAAGGAAGCCCTTCTCCGTGGTGACCGAGTCGAAATCCGTGGCTTTGGCAGCTTCAAAATCAAGGACTATGAAGGCTACACTGGCCGTAACCCGAAGACAGGTAGTGTCGTTCAGGTTCGTCCTAAAAAGCTTCCCTTCTTCCGTCCTGGTAAAGAGTTGAAAGAATTTATTAACGACTAA
- a CDS encoding MinD/ParA family protein, translated as MNDNNTLSLSIMSGKGGVGKTNIVLNLGYALHEAEMTAMLMDCDLGLANLDVLLGISPERNLHDLMQTGVDAEDVLVPIEDGFDMLPATSGVPELVEMDEDMQDILFKKLITLAGEYDYLMLDLGAGISHTVLSFAALTQLRIVVVTPEPTSLTDSYAMIKVLATQHNVKDFLVIVNQAVSASEAKQTFDRLSAACKNFLNIELRNLGFIHQDQTLVESVRRQTPLMKFAPNAPASKDIKMLAQKIMRYREANIERIAGRPILKDFPSV; from the coding sequence ATGAACGATAACAATACACTTAGCCTGTCCATCATGAGCGGCAAAGGCGGAGTTGGAAAAACTAATATTGTCCTAAATCTGGGGTATGCACTTCATGAGGCGGAAATGACCGCCATGCTCATGGATTGTGATCTTGGCTTAGCCAATCTTGACGTTCTACTCGGGATATCGCCAGAAAGAAATTTGCACGATTTAATGCAGACAGGTGTTGACGCCGAAGATGTTCTTGTCCCTATTGAGGACGGGTTCGATATGCTGCCAGCCACTAGCGGTGTGCCTGAATTGGTTGAGATGGATGAAGATATGCAGGATATCTTGTTCAAGAAACTCATTACTCTTGCGGGTGAATATGACTATCTCATGCTTGATTTAGGTGCTGGCATTAGCCATACGGTTCTATCGTTTGCTGCCCTGACCCAACTTCGGATTGTCGTGGTTACTCCAGAGCCGACATCACTGACCGATAGCTACGCCATGATTAAAGTTTTGGCGACACAGCATAATGTTAAGGATTTCCTAGTAATCGTAAACCAAGCAGTATCGGCTAGTGAAGCAAAGCAGACTTTTGACAGACTGTCTGCTGCCTGTAAAAACTTCTTGAATATCGAGCTTCGAAATCTCGGCTTCATTCACCAAGATCAGACTCTCGTTGAGTCTGTTCGTCGTCAAACGCCGCTGATGAAATTTGCTCCGAATGCTCCAGCAAGTAAAGATATCAAGATGTTAGCGCAAAAGATTATGCGTTACAGGGAGGCCAATATAGAGCGAATTGCTGGGCGTCCTATTCTTAAAGACTTCCCTTCTGTGTGA
- a CDS encoding GGDEF domain-containing protein, giving the protein MDKTLKFPQNELATELAVLREELGNRFFSGEDGDASDAVWVFRLFQGVSPSEWEDLSSKHNLSGWLSLPIDGDAFPHLKRFQETLERLAYQTEHDALTGLANRRAFDRTLDIEIERSKRARTPLSLAIFDLDNFKSINDTYGHPKGDEVLSSFAQKLEQTTRRYDLAARYGGEEFALIMAGSGVVKAQRLLSRLLNEFREIEFVSPDGAKIFNVTCSVGLTCYKGSVDITADEFIKLADDALYEAKTSGKDQVKVSKLPFVDNVPNDTLVHANEKQFLFGGN; this is encoded by the coding sequence ATGGACAAAACACTTAAATTTCCGCAAAACGAATTGGCCACAGAGCTTGCCGTACTTCGAGAGGAATTAGGAAACCGCTTCTTCTCTGGAGAAGATGGGGATGCTTCTGATGCCGTTTGGGTCTTTCGACTGTTTCAAGGTGTGTCACCTAGCGAATGGGAAGATCTCTCTAGCAAGCATAATCTGAGCGGCTGGCTAAGCTTGCCGATTGATGGTGACGCTTTTCCGCATCTTAAGCGTTTTCAGGAGACACTTGAACGTCTTGCTTATCAAACTGAGCATGATGCCCTTACTGGATTGGCAAATCGACGAGCTTTTGACCGTACTCTTGATATTGAAATTGAACGGTCAAAGCGAGCACGGACTCCCCTTTCACTTGCTATTTTTGATTTGGATAACTTTAAATCCATCAATGATACATATGGTCATCCCAAAGGAGATGAAGTGTTGTCCTCTTTTGCTCAGAAGCTTGAGCAAACAACTCGGCGCTATGACTTAGCTGCTCGATATGGTGGAGAGGAATTTGCTTTGATTATGGCAGGATCTGGGGTGGTCAAAGCGCAACGTCTTTTAAGTCGTCTTCTTAATGAATTTCGGGAAATTGAGTTTGTATCTCCCGATGGTGCTAAAATCTTTAATGTTACCTGCTCTGTAGGTCTTACTTGCTACAAGGGCTCCGTAGATATAACCGCTGATGAGTTCATTAAGTTGGCTGATGATGCGTTGTATGAAGCCAAGACCTCTGGCAAAGATCAAGTCAAGGTTTCAAAGCTACCCTTTGTGGACAATGTACCTAATGACACACTGGTTCATGCAAACGAAAAGCAATTCCTTTTTGGTGGAAATTAA